A portion of the Meleagris gallopavo isolate NT-WF06-2002-E0010 breed Aviagen turkey brand Nicholas breeding stock chromosome 16, Turkey_5.1, whole genome shotgun sequence genome contains these proteins:
- the SCNN1B gene encoding amiloride-sensitive sodium channel subunit beta: MSARGDASPVSPSSCSDLIFPLADTRMNLKKYFVRALHRLQKGPGYTYKELLVWYCDNTNTHGPKRIIKEGPKKKVMWFFLTLLFASLVFWQWGILINTYLSYDVTSSLSIGFKTMKFPAVTVCNANPFKYSEVKPLLKELDKLIEAALERILQPTHGDPISPLLLNGSNTTEGLDLELWNQIPLVLIDEQDKDNPVIVEIFETNQSAAGNQTAAPPAPTNVTSEEKKYKLAVKLCSHQGSNNCTYRNFTSAAQAVTEWYILQSTSILSKVPLQERIRMGYQAEDMILACLYGAEPCNYKNFTQIYHPDHGNCYIFNWGMDKEALNSSNPGAEFGLKLILDISQQDYIPYLSSAAGARLMLHQQKSFPFLKDQGIYAMAGTETSIGVLVDELERMGYPYSDCTMNGSDVPVKNLYSEYNTSYSIQACLRSCFQNHMTEICGCGHYMFPLPEGVTYCNNEDNPGWAYCYSSLRSSIRHRQICIDSCKETCNDTQYKMTISMADWPSEASEDWIFHILSYERDMSTNVTLDRNGIIKLNIYFQEYNYRTISESAATTIVWLLSSLGGQFGFWMGGSVLCLIEFGEIIIDSLWITIINIISWCKGLKQKRVRAQYPDMPPTVSELVEAHTNLGFQHEEASAATQGEALPPEPGTPPPNYDSLRVQPARNPGTDSDTESEEQRPAANHHEDASVRAE, from the exons ATGTCAGCACGCGGCGATGCAAGCCCTGTatctcccagcagctgctctgacCTCATTTTCCCACTTGCAGATACCAGGATGaatctgaagaaatattttgtccGGGCCCTGCACCGCCTCCAGAAGGGCCCTGGCTACACCTACAAGGAGCTGCTGGTCTGGTACTGCGACAACACCAACACGCACGGCCCCAAGCGCATCATCAAGGAGGGGCCAAAGAAGAAAGTCATGTGGTTCTTCCTAACGCTGCTCTTCGCCTCCTTGGTCTTCTGGCAGTGGGGAATCCTCATCAACACCTATCTCTCTTACGACGtcacctcatcactctctatCGGCTTTAAGACCATGAAGTTCCCAGCAGTCACAGTCTGCAATGCCAACCCCTTCAA GTACTCGGAGGTGAAGCccctgctgaaggagctggacaAGCTCATCGAGGCGGCACTGGAGAGGATCCTGCAGCCCACACATGGGGACCCCATTTCGCCCCTGCTGCTGAACGGCAGCAACACCACCGAGGGACTGGACTTGGAGCTCTGGAACCAGATCCCCCTGGTGCTCATTGATGAGCAGGACAAGGACAACCCAGTCATCGTGGAGATCTTCGAGACCAACCAAAGCGCCGCAGGGAACCAaactgctgctcctcctgcccccaCCAACGTGACGTCGGAAGAGAAGAAGTACAAGCTGGCGGTGAAGCTG TGCAGCCACCAGGGCTCCAACAACTGCACCTACAGGAACTTCACCAGCGCGGCGCAGGCGGTGACCGAGTGGTACATCCTGCAGTCCACCAGCATCCTGTCCAAAGTGCCGCTGCAGGAAAGGATTAGGATGGGCTACCAGGCAGAAGACATGATCCTGGCGTGTCTCTACGGGGCCGAACCCTGCAACTACAA GAATTTCACCCAAATCTATCACCCAGACCACGGTAACTGCTACATCTTTAACTGGGGCATGGACAAAGAAGCTTTGAATTCTTCCAACCCGGGAGCTGAGTTTG GGCTGAAGTTAATTCTGGATATCAGCCAGCAGGACTACATCCCCTACCTGTCGTCTGCCGCCGGGGCACGACTGATGCTGCACCAACAGAAGAGCTTCCCGTTCCTTAAGGATCAGGGCATCTACGCGATGGCTGGGACAGAAACCTCCATCGGTGTGTTAGTG GATGAGCTGGAGCGGATGGGTTATCCCTACAGCGACTGCACCATGAACGGGTCTGACGTCCCAGTAAAGAACCTCTACAGTGAATACAATACTTCCTATTCCATACAG GCTTGCCTACGCTCCTGTTTCCAGAACCACATGACAGAAATCTGTGGCTGTGGTCACTACATGTTTCCTTTACCAGAAGGGGTAACTTACTGCAATAACGAAGATAACCCTGGCTGGG CGTATTGCTATTCATCACTGAGATCAAGTATAAGACACAGACAAATTTGCATTGACTCTTGTAAGGAAACATGCAA tGACACACAGTACAAGATGACCATCTCCATGGCAGATTGGCCCTCTGAGGCTTCCGAG GACTGGATTTTCCATATTTTGTCTTATGAAAGGGATATGTCAACAAATGTGACTCTGGACAG GAACGGCATCATCAAGCTGAACATTTACTTCCAGGAGTACAACTACCGGACGATCTCAGAGTCAGCTGCCACCACG ATCGTGTGGCTGCTGTCGAGCCTAGGAGGTCAGTTCGGGTTCTGGATGGGGGGCTCCGTGCTGTGCCTTATTGAGTTTGGGGAAATCATCATCGACTCGCTGTGGATCACCATAATCAACATTATCAGCTGGTGCAAAGGCCTGAAGCAGAAGCGCGTGCGGGCACAGTACCCAGACATGCCACCGACGGTGTCGGAGCTGGTGGAGGCTCACACCAACCTGGGCTTCCAGCATGAAGAGGCCAGCGCTGCGACGCAGGGAGAGGCGCTGCCCCCCGAGCCCGGCACCCCCCCACCCAACTACGACTCACTGCGCGTGCAGCCAGCTCGCAACCCAGGCACAGACAGCGACACCGAGAGCGAGGAGCAGCGTCCTGCAGCCAACCACCATGAGGATGCCTCTGTTCGGGCTGAGTGA
- the GGA2 gene encoding ADP-ribosylation factor-binding protein GGA2 — protein MSGTIASCPSLAFHFCLSRKGPERSDEATDPGVPEENWECIQQFCAQLNADAEGPPLAARLLAHKIQSPQEVEALHALTVLETCVNNCGEKFHNEIAKFRFLNELIKVLSPKYYGTWSSEKVKSRVTEIIFSWTVWFPQEVKIRDAYQMLKKQGIVKEDPKLPEDKILPPPSPRPQNSIFDTDEEKSKLLARLLKSSHAEDLQAANRLIKSMIKEEQEKSAKVSRRVNTISEVSENVKRMDELLEGYKKQELPKSDHETLQSLFQRCEKLRPLLFRLASETVDDDEALAELLQANDRLTQVLGRYRQTVGSHEDGGGGCSASSSSDAPAHWTPPRRMKSYTLIDFSELEAMAQSPADQFSDNTSASRHSSTTSACLLEEELKSLDLSDSLVLQKPPPDLGLSEAAVLNGCSKNVSAFEPLELEESWGGSCSEKNEFRGFDQLSPPPRTKILSLDLSPMKLPFPDLPNSSMADPSFSSLGYELKPAASLHPASNDASLANLFVPLISITLSSICPLTVYDRDGFKAMLHFSRDPAPGRPDVLVMVLSMLSTSAQPIKDIVFQAAVPKTMKIKLQPASGSELPAFSPLLPPAVVSQVLLLANPHKAPVRLKYKLEFKHGEQPVSEVGEVTGFPGAELWGS, from the exons ATGTCGGGGACGATCGCTTCCTGCCCGTCGCTCGCCTTCCATTTCTGCCTTTCACGAAAAGGCCCCGAGCGGAGCG ACGAAGCCACCGACCCGGGTGTCCCCGAGGAGAACTGGGAATGCATCCAGCAGTTCTGCGCGCAGCTGAACGCGGACGCGGAGGG CCCACCGCTGGCAGCGCGGCTGCTGGCGCACAAGATACAGTCGCCCCAGGAGGTGGAAGCTCTCCATGCGCTGACA GTGCTGGAGACGTGCGTGAATAACTGCGGTGAGAAATTTCACAATGAAATAGCAAAGTTCCGGTTTCTGAATGAGCTGATTAAAGTGCTCTCCCCAAAG TACTATGGAACGTGGTCTTCAGAAAAAGTCAAGTCCAGAGTGACAGAAATAATATTCAGTTGGACAGTTTGGTTTCCTCAGGAAGTTAAAATCCGGGATGCTTATCAGATGTTGAAGAAGCAAG GGATTGTAAAAGAAGACCCCAAATTGCCAGAAGACAAAATCTTACCTCCCCCTTCTCCAAGACCTCAGAACTCCATCTTTGACACCGATGAAGAGAAATCCAAG ctcctaGCAAGACTGTTGAAGAGCAGCCATGCTGAGGACCTGCAGGCTGCCAACCGGTTGATCAAGAGCATGATCAAGGAG gaaCAAGAAAAGTCAGCTAAGGTGTCCAGAAGAGTGAATACAATCAGCgaagtttctgaaaatgttaaaCGAATGGATGAATTGCTGGAAGGGTATAAGAAACAGGAATTGCCCAAATCTGACCATGAAACGCTCCAG AGCCTATTCCAGCGCTGTGAGAAGCTCAGACCGCTGCTCTTCCGCCTGGCCAGTGAGACAGTTGATGATGACGAGGCTTTAG cTGAGCTGCTACAGGCCAACGACAGGCTCACGCAGGTGCTGGGGCGGTACAGGCAGACTGTAGGCAGTCATGAGGACGGTGGGGGAGGATGttcagccagcagctcctctgaTGCACCAG CACACTGGACGCCCCCGAGGCGCATGAAGAGCTATACACTCATCGACTTCTCTGAGCTGGAGGCCATGGCCCAGTCTCCTGCAGACCAGTTTTCAGACAACACCTCTGCCTCGCGACACAGCAGCACCACCTCTGCTTGtctgctggaggaggagctgaAGTCATTAG ATCTCAGTGACTCTCTGGTTTTACAGAAACCTCCACCTGACCTTGGCTTATCAGAG gctgctgTACTCAATGGATGTAGTAAAAATGTAAGTGCTTTTGAACCACTGGAACTggaggaaagctggggaggcagctgctcagagaagaaTGAATTTCGGGGCTTCGATCAGCTCTCTCCACCTCCCAGGACCAAGATATTATCCTT ggATTTATCACCAATGAAATTGCCCTTTCCAGATCTTCCAAATAGCTCAATGGCAGATCCTTCATTCTCCAGCCTAGGCTACGAGCTGAAGCCTGCTGCCTCTTTGCATCCAGCTTCCAATGATGCTTCTCTAGCAAACCTTTTTGTCCCTTTAATTTCAATTACACTGA GTAGTATCTGTCCACTTACAGTGTATGACAGAGATGGTTTCAAAGCTATGCTCCACTTCTCCAGAGACCCAGCTCCTGGCCGACCAGATGTGCTGGTGATGGTTCTCTCCATGCTGAGCACCTCAGCTCAGCCAATTAAGGACATTGTGTTTCAGGCTGCAGTCCCAAAG acCATGAAAATAAAGTTGCAACCAGCATCCGGTTCTGAGCTCCCAGCCTTCAGCCCGCTGCTTCCCCCAGCGGTGGTGTCTCAGGTCCTGCTGCTTGCCAATCCACACAAA GCTCCCGTCCGTTTAAAGTACAAGCTGGAGTTCAAGCACGGCGAGCAGCCCGTCAGCGAAGTGGGAGAGGTGACCGGCTTCCCAGGGGcggagctgtggggcagctga
- the EARS2 gene encoding probable glutamate--tRNA ligase, mitochondrial, translating into GPRVRFGPSPTGFLHLGGLRTALYNYIFAKQQRGTFVLRVEDTDQGRVVPGAAESIENMLHWAGIPPDESPQRGGPFGPYKQSLRLDLYRAASEVLLDRGAAYRCFCTPQRLELLRKEALRNQQTPRYDNRCRHLSPKEVAEKLAQGLDWVVRFRLERGVEPFQDLVYGWNKHEVAEVEGDPVILKGDGFPTYHLANVVDDHHMGISHVLRGTEWLTSTSKHLLLYKAFGWEPPQFGHLPLLLNKDGSKLSKRQGDIFLERFAQEGYLPEALLDMITNCGSGFTEKQMGRTLEELISQFEIGRITTHSALLDLEKLPEFNRMHLTRHIENEGLRQKLIQELQLLVEHVYGDQQVDKEVLEKEYVEQVLLLRKGHISYLKDLVSGNYSYLWVRPLVSREHLQTISAEVDEIGKLVLELMTKPAAVWTIEELNKDLRNLQKQTRETKYSSMMKLLRLALSGQQHGPSVAEMMVTLGPREVCGRIRKVLSS; encoded by the exons GGGCCGCGGGTGCGCTTCGGGCCCAGCCCCACAG GTTTCCTGCACCTGGGCGGCCTCCGCACTGCGCTGTACAATTACATCTTTGCCAAACAGCAGCGAGGGACCTTCGTGCTGAGAGTGGAGGACACTGACCAAGGCCGGGTGGTGCCCGGGGCTGCCGAGAGCATAGAGAACATGCTGCACTGGGCAG GCATTCCCCCTGATGAGAGCCCTCAGCGTGGTGGTCCCTTCGGCCCCTACAAGCAGTCCCTCAGGCTCGACCTCTACAGGGCCGCCAGCGAAGTGCTGCTGGACCGCGGTGCTGCGTATCGCTGCTTCTGCACCCCACAGcgcctggagctgctgaggAAGGAGGCCCTGCGCAACCAGCAGACCCCGCG ATATGACAACCGGTGCCGGCACCTGTCACCTAAGGAGGTGGCTGAGAAGCTGGCACAGGGCCTGGACTGGGTCGTGCGCTTCCGACTGGAGCGGGGCGTGGAGCCCTTCCAGGATCTGGTCTATGGCTGGAACAAACACGAGGTGGCAGAGGTGGAGGGCGATCCGGTGATCCTCAAGGGAGATGGCTTCCCCACGTACCACCTGGCCAACGTGGTGGATGACCACCACATGGGCATCAGTCACGTCCTGCGTGGGACTGAGTGGCTTACTTCAACATCCAAGCACCTCCTCCTCTACAAAGCCTTCGGCTGGGAGCCCCCGCAGTTCGGGCACCTTCCACTGCTTCTGAACAAGGATGGCAGTAAGCTGTCCAAGAGGCAGGGGGACATCTTCCTGGAGCGCTTTGCCCAGGAGGGCTACCTGCCTGAGGCTCTGCTGGACATGATAACCAACTGCGGTTCTGGGTTTACAG AGAAACAGATGGGGAGGACTTTGGAGGAGCTGATCTCGCAGTTTGAAATAGGCAGAATTACAACCCATTCTGCGCTACTGGATCTTGAGAAACTTCCAGAATTCAACAG GATGCACCTCACTCGCCATATTGAGAATGAAGGGTTACGACAGAAGCTAATTCAAGAGCTGCAGTTGCTGGTGGAGCATGTCTATGGTGATCAACAAGTGGATAAAGAGGTTCTGGAAAAGGAGTATGTGGAGCAAGTCCTCCTGCTGAGAAAA ggcCACATAAGCTATCTGAAGGACCTGGTGTCAGGCAACTATTCCTACTTGTGGGTTAGGCCCTTGGTGTCCCGAGAGCATCTACAGACTATTTCTGCAGAAGTAGATGAAATAGGAAAACTAGTTCTAGA GCTTATGACAAAGCCGGCAGCTGTTTGGACCATTGAGGAGTTGAACAAAGACCTCAGAAACCTCCAGAAGCAGACCAGAGAGACCAAGTACAGCAGCATGATGAAGCTCCTCCGCCTGGCTCTCAGTGGGCagcag cATGGACCGAGCGTTGCTGAGATGATGGTGACATTGGGCCCCAGAGAAGTGTGTGGAAGGATACGCAAAGTGCTGTCCAGCTAA